A window of Clostridium taeniosporum genomic DNA:
AGAATATAATGAATATATTATTTTACTTGGAATATTTGAAGATATTGAAGATCATATAGACAGTATAAATGAAACCATACATAATAATTTATATAAAAGGTGCTATATAAGTTATTACGAGGTTGAAAATTATAATAATATATACTCATTATATAAAGAGGGAATATATAAGATTTACTTAGCTAAAAAATACAATATTTCAAATAGAATATTTAATGAAAGAAGTTTATTGTTTGAAAGTATTGTAGATAGCTTAGGTGAAGAAGAAAAGGTTAAGATATTATCTAAATTTAATGAGGGATTCAATAGATTAGATAATGATATAATAGATACAATAGAAGTATTTTTAAATTGTGATTTAAATTTAAGTGAATCAGCTAAAAATTTATATGTGCATAGAAATACTTTAATTTATAGGTTAGATAAGATTAAAAAATATACGTCATATGATATTAGAAACTTTAATGAAGCAATACTATTTAAAATAGCATTCTTTATATGGAAGGAGAGAAATGCTTGAGTTTATATTGAATATTCCGGTAACGATACCGTAATTTAATTTCAAATACATAAATCAATTTAGTTTATTGATATATTAACTAAAATAGGTGTATAATAAAAGTATTCGGAAACGTTACCACTAATTTTTGGTTTTACATATATATTAGGAGGAATATAATGAATATAGCAGATATAGCAAGGATTGCTGGTGTAGGAGTAAGTACTGTTTCAAGAGTTATAAATAATCATCCAGATGTAAAGGAAACTACTAGAGAAAAGATTTGGGAAATTATAAAACAAAACAATTATATACCTAATAATAGTGCAAGAATATTAAAACAAAATAATACTAAAAACATAGGAGTGCTAGTAAAGGGTGTATTTAATCCATTTTTTTCACAAATGATAAATGTTATAGGTAATATTATAGATAAATCAGGATATACAATGATATTAGAGCAAAATGATTATAATTTTTATCAAGATGTAGAAAATCTCATAGGTTTTGTAAAAGAAAAAAAATTACAGGGAGTTATTTGTTTAGGTGGAAATTTCATTGAGATAAAAGAAGATAGTTTCGCAGGTATAGGAACTCCTATAGTATTAACTTCAGTTAATACTATATCTAATCAAGGGAAAAAACATTATTCTTCAATAGGAATAGACAATATTAAAGTTTCTTATGATACTACACAATATCTAATTAAAAAAGGACATAAAAAAATAGCACTTATTTTAGGTGATGAGAATGACTTAGGAATTAGTTGGTGGAGACTTAAGGGGTATAGAAATGCTTTGAAGGATAATAATATTGAAATTGATGATGAATTAGAATTAATAGGAGATTATTCTTGTGAAAAAGCATATAAACAAACCATGAATTTGATAAAAAATAGAAAAGAGGTAACTGCTATTTTTGCACTTTCAGATATTATGGCCATGGGAGTAGCAAAAGCTGTAGTAGATAGTGGATTAAAAATTGGTGAAGATATTTCAATTATTGGATTTGATGGAATGGATGAAAGTAAATATTACAATCCAGGAATTACCACAGTAAATCAGCCTAAAAAATTAATGGCAGAAAGAAGTATAGAGTTATTATTTTCATTAATTAATGGAACAGAAGAAAATAAGCAAATACTGTTAGATACTCAACTAATCGAGAGGGAATCATGTAAAGATTTAAGCATGTGAAAATAAATGAGAAGTCAAAGATGCCATGGATATTTTGTGAAATATAATGAACTGGATTTTGTTGATAGTTGTGCTATTAGTAAGTTTGAAAGAAGAAGTAGTTCTCAAAATAAACTAGGATATTGATTAGTTATTTATTTGAATGTGCCTTAGTAAAAAAATAATAAAAGAGATATAAGGGGGAGAAAAAATGAGAAGAAGCAGTGGAATTATCATGCATATTGCATCTTTACCAGGAAAGTTTGGTATAGGCACATTTGGAAAAGAGGCATATGAATTTGCAGATTTTTTAAAAAAAGCTCATCAAAAATATTGGCAAATACTTCCTATAGGACCTACTAGTTATGGAGATTCTCCATATCAATCTTTTTCAGCATTTGCTGGAAATCCTTATTTTATAGATTTTAAATTATTAGAAGAGGATGAATTATTAGAAAAGAAAGATTATGCAAATATTAATTTTGGAAAAGATGAAGAAGATATTGATTATGGATTAATTTTTATAGAAAAGATGAAAGTTTTAAGAAAAGCCTATGAGAGATTTAAACTTAATATTCCAAAAGATTTAAAAGAATTTGAAGAAAAAAATCTTTGGTTAGATGATTATTCTTTATATATGGCTCTTAAATCAAAATTTGAGTTAAAAAGTTGGCAAAAATGGGACATAGATATTAAACTTAGAAAAAAACATATATTAGATAAATACAAGCAAGAATTAAAAGATGAAATAAATTATTGGAAGTTTATACAATATAAATTCTTTGAACAATGGACTAATTTAAAGAAATATGTAAATGATTTAGGAATTGAGATTATAGGAGATATTCCTATATATGTAGCTGAAGATAGTGCTGATGTATGGGCAAATCCAGAAGCATTTTTGTTAGATGAGAAAACATTATTACCGTTAAAGGTTTCAGGATGTCCTCCAGATAACTTTGCTTTAACAGGTCAATTATGGGGAAATCCAATTTATAATTGGGATTATATTGATAAGACAAACTATAAATGGTGGATAGAAAGAATGAAACAAAGCTCTAAGCTATATGATGTTATAAGGATAGATCACTTTAGAGGTTTTGAGTCTTATTGGTCAATACCTTATGGGGATCCTACTGCTGAAAATGGAGAGTGGGTAAAAGGTCCAGGAATGAAACTATTTAATGCAATAAAAAAGGAACTTGGAGATATAAAAATTATAGCAGAAGATTTAGGATTTTTAACTGAAGAAGTTGCAAAATTTAGAGAAGAGTCAGGATTCCCAGGAATGAGGGTATTACAATTTGCATTTTCAGAAGATGCTAATAATAGAGATTTACCTCATAATTATGATGAAAACTGTATAGCTTATACAGGAACTCATGATAATAATACATTTAGGGGATGGTTTGAAAAAACTGGGACAAAAGAAGAGATAGAATATGCAATTAAGTATCTTGGATTAAATAAAGAAGAAGAATATAACTGGGGATTTATAAGAGGTGTATGGGGTAGTAAAGCTTATTTATCTATAGC
This region includes:
- the malQ gene encoding 4-alpha-glucanotransferase encodes the protein MRRSSGIIMHIASLPGKFGIGTFGKEAYEFADFLKKAHQKYWQILPIGPTSYGDSPYQSFSAFAGNPYFIDFKLLEEDELLEKKDYANINFGKDEEDIDYGLIFIEKMKVLRKAYERFKLNIPKDLKEFEEKNLWLDDYSLYMALKSKFELKSWQKWDIDIKLRKKHILDKYKQELKDEINYWKFIQYKFFEQWTNLKKYVNDLGIEIIGDIPIYVAEDSADVWANPEAFLLDEKTLLPLKVSGCPPDNFALTGQLWGNPIYNWDYIDKTNYKWWIERMKQSSKLYDVIRIDHFRGFESYWSIPYGDPTAENGEWVKGPGMKLFNAIKKELGDIKIIAEDLGFLTEEVAKFREESGFPGMRVLQFAFSEDANNRDLPHNYDENCIAYTGTHDNNTFRGWFEKTGTKEEIEYAIKYLGLNKEEEYNWGFIRGVWGSKAYLSIALMQDFLNLGNETRINVPSTLGDNWRWRVKKGVFTKELAEKIYEITKIYGRCEDDE
- a CDS encoding PucR family transcriptional regulator, which produces MYGLVEYLNELYKNCEIPFEVCIDDKMIFRTNPFLYTGKELIETRFSINNKSFIVKTFINFKDSLKLIKFCIVSKLKNEHDMRENTIISLLKNEHISSDKLHDIMFDLNEVYLITINLDEKINETIEVLKDIYTDTEVSILEYNEYIILLGIFEDIEDHIDSINETIHNNLYKRCYISYYEVENYNNIYSLYKEGIYKIYLAKKYNISNRIFNERSLLFESIVDSLGEEEKVKILSKFNEGFNRLDNDIIDTIEVFLNCDLNLSESAKNLYVHRNTLIYRLDKIKKYTSYDIRNFNEAILFKIAFFIWKERNA
- a CDS encoding LacI family DNA-binding transcriptional regulator, whose amino-acid sequence is MNIADIARIAGVGVSTVSRVINNHPDVKETTREKIWEIIKQNNYIPNNSARILKQNNTKNIGVLVKGVFNPFFSQMINVIGNIIDKSGYTMILEQNDYNFYQDVENLIGFVKEKKLQGVICLGGNFIEIKEDSFAGIGTPIVLTSVNTISNQGKKHYSSIGIDNIKVSYDTTQYLIKKGHKKIALILGDENDLGISWWRLKGYRNALKDNNIEIDDELELIGDYSCEKAYKQTMNLIKNRKEVTAIFALSDIMAMGVAKAVVDSGLKIGEDISIIGFDGMDESKYYNPGITTVNQPKKLMAERSIELLFSLINGTEENKQILLDTQLIERESCKDLSM